AACTGGAAGCGCGCCAATGCGCCCCAGCAATTGTTGGGCTGGGTGCAAAAATTTCACGCCTGGCGGCGCTGATAGATTGCGCTTTTTTACAAGCTGATTACACTTTGGGCATTCGTTGCTGAATGCCCAAGCCCTCACTTATATGCCGCACCTTCTGCCTGCCACCTTGCTGATTATTGATGTGCAAAAAGCCATTGATGATCCGCTTTGGGTAAGTCACGGGCCGCGCGCTAACCCGGAGGCCGAAACCCGCATAGCGGCGTTGCTGGCACACTGGCGTGCGCACCGTTGGCCGGTTGTGCATTTGCGCCACTCCTCGCAACTGGCCGGCTCGCCCTATAGCGCAAAAAGCGCGGGCTTTGCCTTCAAGTATGCGGTTAACTCCGGCCCCTTGGAGCGGGTGGTGACCAAGCGCAACAATAACGGCTTCATCAATACCGCCTTGCACGCAGAGCTTAAACAACTGCATTGCCAGCAGCTGGTGGTGTGTGGTGTAACCACTAATCACTCGGTAGATGCCACAGTGCGCCACGCGGCAGGTTTGGGCTACCGCGTAACCCTCGCCACAGATGCCACCGCCGCCATTGCGCTGGTAACGCCAGAAGGTGAGGTGATTGATGCAGACACAGTGCAGCGCGTGTTTCTGGCAAATCTTGCGGGCGAATACTGCGCCCTTACTCTAAGCGATGACATCATTGGTGCACACCAAAGTATTTGCTAGCACGTAACCATCAGCGCCCCTTAGGTGCACAACCCCCTGCTGAAACCTTGTCTATACTCAAACCCTGCAACTATGAGCGCGCCCGGGGCCCTTGGCCTGTTGACGATCGCTGTTGTGGGCGTAGTTCAGCTTTTCTACCCGCGGGGCATGCCAGTTGGCCCTTGTACTTAACTAAGGATCTATTGCTTTAAGGATGTAGCCTATGAAGCTGCTGAGCG
This genomic stretch from Simiduia sp. 21SJ11W-1 harbors:
- a CDS encoding isochorismatase family protein is translated as MPHLLPATLLIIDVQKAIDDPLWVSHGPRANPEAETRIAALLAHWRAHRWPVVHLRHSSQLAGSPYSAKSAGFAFKYAVNSGPLERVVTKRNNNGFINTALHAELKQLHCQQLVVCGVTTNHSVDATVRHAAGLGYRVTLATDATAAIALVTPEGEVIDADTVQRVFLANLAGEYCALTLSDDIIGAHQSIC